The genomic region GCGCGAAGAGCGCGCCGGCCAGGGACGCGAAACCGGCGGAGATCGTGAAGGACGCCGCGCGGTACCTCTTCACCGGAACGCCGAGGTACGCGGCCCGGACGTCGTCCTCCCGGATGGCGTTCAGAGTTCTTCCGAAACGGGAGTAGGTGATCATCCGTAGCGCGGCGGCGCCAAGGCTGGCGACCACGACCAGGACCCAGTAGTAGACGACCGGGTCGGTCAGGTCCAGACCCAACCAGGTGCCGGCCGAGATGCCGGACAGACCGTTGTCACCACCGGTGACTTCGGTCCACTGCAGCAGGATGATGCGGATGATCTCGCCCAGCCCCAGCGTGAGGATGGCGAAGAAGATGCCCGATGCGCGCAACGCGACGGTGCTGAAGAGACCCCCTACCACGGGACCGGTCAGGCACGCCAGGAGGAGGGCCAACGGCCAGCTCAGGCCCGCGTCCAGCGCCAGGCCGATGGCGTACCCGCCGAGCGCGAAGAACGCCGCGTGCCCGAAGGAGATCAGGCCGGTCGTGCCGAAGAGCAGGTTGAGGCTCAGCGCCAGCAGGGCCGCGGTGACCGCGGCGCCCACGCGGAACATGATGCTCGAGGTGACCATGAAGGGCACGAGCAGGAGCGCGACCACCAGCACCAGCGCGGCGACCCCTTCCCAGCGGCTGCGCGTGCGGCCCGCCTGCCCCAGGACGGTCATGCCTTGGCTCCCATCAGGCCGGTGGGCTTGAGCACGAGGATCGCGATCAGGGCCACGAAGACTCCAACCTGGGGGACGTCGGGCAGGTAGGTGAACCACAGGGAGTCGGCGAGGCCCAGGATGACGGCCGCGATCCATGCTCCGGCCACGCTGCCGAGCCCCCCGAGCACGACGGCGACGAACGCCTGGATGATGAACAGATTGCCCAGTTCAGGCTGGAGCGCCTGGGCCGGTGCCAGCACCGCGCCGGCCAGGCCGGCGAGCATGCTGCCCACGATGAAGACGCCGGTGAGCACGAACGGCACGTTGACGCCGAGGGTCATGGCCGCATCCCGGTCGTGCGCCGCCGCCTTCGCCAGGTGGCCGAACGAGGTGCGCTGCAGCCAGTAGTAGAGGCCGCCGAGCGCCAGGAGCGCGACCGCGATGATGAACAGGGAGAGAGACGTGACCGACACCGGACCAAGGTCCACGCTGTCACGGAGGCCCCGCGGAGCGGGTGAACTCTTGGGATCCAGTCCCCAGATCAGTTGCAGTGCGCCGTCGAGGATGAGCAGCAGCGCGTAGGTGCCCAGGAGCATGTACTCGTGCCGGAGCGGATAGAACTTCCGGACGAACAGCACCTCGGCGATCGCCCCGAGCGCCGCTGCCACGGCGATCGCGACGAGCGCAGAGACGGCAAAGGCCCACCAGCTGGCGCCCAGCTGGGATGACACCGTGTACATCGTGTACGCACCGATGGCGAACACTCCGCCGTGCGCGAAGTTGAGCACGCCCCCGATGCCGAAGACCAGTGTGAGCCCGGCCGCGACCAGGAACACGATGGATCCCGAGGTCAGGCCGTTGATGCACGCGAGCAGAAACTCTGCCATTGCCGCCTCTGCGCTGTCGTCGCCGTATCAGGGGTGGGTCAGATCTCCGTTTCGGGGCCGTAATCGACAGCCTCGCCCGGCGTGGCCGGCTCGATGATGTCGGTTCCGTCGATGGTCCGCGTCTCGACGACCTCGAAGCCCTCGGGGCAGGTCTCGCAGCCGCGGAGGCGGACGAAGTTCACGTCCTTGACCGTCTGGTGGTCCTCGGCCCGCATGAGCCGCTCACCGCTCGGGGTCTCCCACTCGAGTCCTTCCAGGTTCTCGATCAGATCGTCGGTGGCCGTGCTGCCGCCGGCCTCGGCGGCCGCGGCCACGGCGAGCACCGCGGAGAAGGCCTCGCCGACGAAGCCGGTCGGCTCCACCCCGTGCTCCTCCATGTAGTTCTCGGCGATGAACGTGCTCATCTCGTTGTCATATGCGCCGTGGTACCAGTGGAAGGCCGTCCAGTGGTCCGGGGTCTGGGCCTTCATCGCCCGGGCCACGAAGAACTCGTTCGCCGAGTCCATCAGCAGTGTGTTCTCCCACAGCCCCATGGCCTGCGCCTGCTGGTAGGCGGTCACGGCGTCGTTCGCGTAGAGGGCACTGAAGACGCCCTCCGGCTGCTGCGACATGACGCTGGACATGGCGTTCCGGTAATCCGAGGCGCCAAAGGGGGCGAGGATTGGATCATTGATGGTCGCGTCGGGTGCGAAATCGTTGAGGCCCGACATGAACGAGCGCATGGTGCTCACGCCGTAGGCGTGGTCGGGTCCGACGAGCGACCACGAGTCCACGTCAGGAGCCACCTCGGTGGCCAGCTGCGCCTGAGCTCGCTGGCGCATGTACGGGTTGTCCGTCACGCGGAACACGTGCTCGTTGAAGTTCTCGTGGTTGACCTCCATGGCGTGCGCCGCGGTGGTCAGGAGCACGCTGTCGGTCTGCTGCATGACCGGGCCGAGGGCGAGAGCGACGGGGCTGTTCACCGTGCCGATGAAGATGTGCACGCCCTGGTCGGTGAGTTCACGCACGCCGGCGACGGCGACCTCGGGATCGGACTGGTCGTCGACGGTGGTCAGCTCAATCTCGCGATCGGTCCCGCCGTTCTCCTCGAGCCACTGGACGGCGAGCTCGGCGCCGATCGGGAACTCCGCACCGAAGAGGGCGGAGCCACCGCTCATGGGGCCGACGACGCCGATCCTGATCGGTCCATCGGCGGCCGCCTCGTCACCACCCCCGCCGGAGACGGCGCTGCCGCCGCAGCCGGCTACCAGCATTGCCGAAGTCACCAGGGCCGCGCCCGGAAGCGCCCTCCTGAACATGGACACGGGGACCGTCCTCTCAAAGACGTCGATGTCTACCTTCCGGCCGGAAGGTTTCTTCCGACCGACTGGTAGGGAGTATGGTGACGGTCACATCGGAGGGCAACCCTTCGAGTCCATCTCGAGACCCTCCGCTGGTCTACGGCAGTCTGCGCCTAGTCTTCGTGGCCCGGACACTCGGAAGGATCGGCAGTTATGACGGCGTCGTACGCGGCGGGCACTCCATGGCCACGGCGTCCTCCGGGCCCGAACCGTGCCGACGAGAGATACGCGCAGATCTATGAGACTGCCGCTCGGCTGTTCTACGAGAAGGGCTATTCCCGGACCTCGCTCCAGGACCTGGCCAACGCCGTAGGTCTGCAGAAGGGGAGCCTGTACCACTACATCGACTCCAAGGAGGAC from Blastococcus colisei harbors:
- a CDS encoding branched-chain amino acid ABC transporter permease; amino-acid sequence: MTVLGQAGRTRSRWEGVAALVLVVALLLVPFMVTSSIMFRVGAAVTAALLALSLNLLFGTTGLISFGHAAFFALGGYAIGLALDAGLSWPLALLLACLTGPVVGGLFSTVALRASGIFFAILTLGLGEIIRIILLQWTEVTGGDNGLSGISAGTWLGLDLTDPVVYYWVLVVVASLGAAALRMITYSRFGRTLNAIREDDVRAAYLGVPVKRYRAASFTISAGFASLAGALFAPLVGLMVPANAGWARSAEPILATLLGGVNSFFGPVLGSGLFATLDYLARDLESWRIVFTGALLLLVILVAPGGVMGAVRSLLDRRRKPATESDPGAAVAPTGEGVSR
- a CDS encoding branched-chain amino acid ABC transporter permease — protein: MAEFLLACINGLTSGSIVFLVAAGLTLVFGIGGVLNFAHGGVFAIGAYTMYTVSSQLGASWWAFAVSALVAIAVAAALGAIAEVLFVRKFYPLRHEYMLLGTYALLLILDGALQLIWGLDPKSSPAPRGLRDSVDLGPVSVTSLSLFIIAVALLALGGLYYWLQRTSFGHLAKAAAHDRDAAMTLGVNVPFVLTGVFIVGSMLAGLAGAVLAPAQALQPELGNLFIIQAFVAVVLGGLGSVAGAWIAAVILGLADSLWFTYLPDVPQVGVFVALIAILVLKPTGLMGAKA
- a CDS encoding ABC transporter substrate-binding protein, which gives rise to MTSAMLVAGCGGSAVSGGGGDEAAADGPIRIGVVGPMSGGSALFGAEFPIGAELAVQWLEENGGTDREIELTTVDDQSDPEVAVAGVRELTDQGVHIFIGTVNSPVALALGPVMQQTDSVLLTTAAHAMEVNHENFNEHVFRVTDNPYMRQRAQAQLATEVAPDVDSWSLVGPDHAYGVSTMRSFMSGLNDFAPDATINDPILAPFGASDYRNAMSSVMSQQPEGVFSALYANDAVTAYQQAQAMGLWENTLLMDSANEFFVARAMKAQTPDHWTAFHWYHGAYDNEMSTFIAENYMEEHGVEPTGFVGEAFSAVLAVAAAAEAGGSTATDDLIENLEGLEWETPSGERLMRAEDHQTVKDVNFVRLRGCETCPEGFEVVETRTIDGTDIIEPATPGEAVDYGPETEI